The following DNA comes from Myxococcota bacterium.
GACCGAGCCGCGGGCCGTGCGTCACGAGGTGCGTGATGTCGGCCGGGCCGAAGTTGACGAAGCCCTGCTGCGTCGTCGACATCGACCGCAGGTACGGGTTGTTGACCGAAAGCGCGTCGTCGCCGTAGCCCAGCAGGATCATCGCGGCGTAGAGCCCCGACTGTACCGGGAAGTCGACGTGGACGAACTCCGCGAGGGCCCGCATCGTCGACAGGTACGTCTTGGCACCGCCGAAGGTGGTGCCGACGCGGGGTGCTGCGCCGCGCTGGATGCGCTTGTACTCGTAGAAGTCCTTCATGAAGTCGTTGGCGCTGCCCGCGACCGGGGCGTCGTAGCGACCGTCGACCTCGAGCCGCCCGAAGAAGAACGGCTGCAGGAGGAACTGGCTCACGAAGGGGCCGACCTCGGCGCCCGGCAGCGTCCCGCGGAAGAGCGTGGCCGGCGTCACCGGACTCCCGTCCGCCGTGAAGATGTCGGACCGCGAGAAGGCGTTGAGGTCCGCGGCCGCGGCAGCGATCGTCGGATCGCTCTCGTAGTCCGCGAACGGAATGTCGCGGGTCAGCGCGTACCAGTAGAGCTCACCCATCTCGGCCGCGGTCTCGGCGCTCGTGAACGTGGGAGCCGGGAGCATCCGCATGTCGTTGCCGTCGATGCCAAACATCTCGTAGGCGTAGGCCGCCTGCGGGCTGACGAGTCGAATGCGGTTCGGGTCGTTCGGTCGCCCGACGCGGATCTGCTCGAAGTGGCCGGGATACCCGGATTCGAGCGCGCGCAGGAACGAGCGGTAGCTGGCGCGACCCACCTCGCCCATGCTGTTGTGGCGCAGCGTCTTCGAGAAGCTGGCGCGGTAGTCGTGATAGAGACCCTCGTCACCATTGACCGGCTGCACGTCCGGGCCGTTGTCGAGGATCTTGTACGCGTCCGCGGCGTCGAGGCGCAGCTGGAACGCCTTTTCGCGCCGCACCGCGCGGCTATCGCCGAAGACCGGGTGGGTTCCGTAGGTGTAGGCCTCCGCTCGGCCGGGCAGCATGGTCGCCGTGCCGGCGGCAGCGGCGATGCCAGCCCCCACCCGCACGAAATCGCGACGGCTCAGGCCCTCTTCGAGCCCCCCGTCCAGGTCCAGATCGATCGCGTCTTCGAGCGTCCGCTTGTCTCGCGCCACGTGAGCTCCTTCGAGCGAAGACGCAGTTCTCCCGATGCGTCTCGCCGGTCGTGAATGGTGTGGATCTCCCTCTGAGGGCCGGGAGCGGTGAGCTGGGCCCACCGCTTCGCTGGTGAGTGAGTGGTGATCGGCCCGGAATTCGTGACAGCGGAATTTTCGAGCGAAACGGCCCCTCGTCGCGTTTCATCGACCGCTGCGCGGGCGTTGCGCCTGCGTTTCCGCTCGGCGGAGCGGGCCGAGGCTCGGCGACCGGCGGCGCCGAGAGCGGCCAGGGAGATGCGGCGACGCATCAGGTGCCGGCAACTAGGGCATCAATCCGGGCGTGCCCACGGCCGATACGGAGGGAACCCCTCGGAGGACCGGTCGGCCGGTGTACGTCCTGCTCAGCGGAGCGAAATGCAACCTCGGCGACTTCTGGATCGTCGAGCGGGCCGTCGCGCTCTTGCGCGCACTGCGCCCCGACCGCGCACTCGAGGTGGTGCCGGGTTGGGAGCCCCTGGATGAGAAATCCGAGGCGCTCCAGTCCGCGCGCGCAGTCCTGATTCCGGGCGGACCAGGCTACCAGCCGGGCTTCCATCCCGAGGTCTACCCGCTGGTGCCCGACCTGCAGCGCCTGCCGTGCCCGGTCGTTCCGATCGGGGTTGGTTGGAAAGGGCGCGGTGGCCGGGATCGCGACGTCGCGGCCGTTCGTTTCTCCGACGCCTCCCTGGCGGCACTGCGGTGGATGGACGAACGGACCGAAGCGCTCGGGTGTCGCGACCCGCTGACCGAGCAGCTGCTCCACCGCCACGGCTTCGCGAACGTGGAGATGGTGGGCTGCCCGGTGTGGTACGACCTCGCGCATCTCGGCGAGAGCGTGGATGGCGAGGCTCCAATCGAGCGCATCGTCTTCACGCCGCCCGAATCGCCGCTCCTGGCGGATCAGGCGGTGGCGGTGGCAGAACGCGTGGCACGCCTCTGGCCCGATGCCGAGCGGATCGCGGCCTTCCACCGCGGACTCGCCACGACCGGGCCGTGGATCGGGGAGGCGGACATCGCGCATCACACGGGGCTATCGCAGCGGCTGGCGTCCCTCGGCTATCGATCGATCGACGTGACCGGGTCGCCGGAGAAGGCGCGCTTCTACGCCGACTGCTCCCTCCACGTGGGCTACCGGCTCCATGCCCACCTCGACTTCGCGAGCCGCCGACAGCGCACGCTGCTGCTCGAAGAGGACGGACGCGGGGCGGGCGCTTCATTGGGGCTCGCGCTCGAGGGGATTCCCGCGTTCCTCCCGCGTACCTGGTGGCGGCGCGTTCACCGGGCCGATCCGGGCGTGCCCGATCGGATCGAGGCCCGGCTGCACCGCGAACGCGATACCGGGTTCGCTGCGTATACCACCTTGGGGCCGACCCTCGATGTGCACTTCGAGACGATGCGCCGTTTCCTGCTGCGGCTGCCCTGAGCCCGGAACCCCGGGCTTCGGGTGAGATTCGCGCGGCGCGGTCAGATCGAGAGCATCAGGTCGACCTCGGCCAGCTGCACTACGCGTCCGCGCTGGTTCACCAGCTGCAGTCCGTAGGTGAGGACACCGCGGACGGGTTGGCTGCGCGTCTTGCGCAGGCGCTCGGGCCGGAAGCGCACCTCGAGGGTGTCGCCCCAGTAGATCGGGGCGACGCTGCGCCAGCGGTCGCCGAGGTGCCCCGCGGTCATCTCGCCGCCGGCCATGGGCAGGCGCAAGAATTCGCGCAGCCAGCTCCCGAACGCGAGGCAGAAGGCCAGCATGGGGGGCACGGTGCGGGCCCCGAAGCGGCTGGTCGCGGCGAAGGGCGCGTCGAGGTAGAGGGGGTGGAGGTCGCCGCTGAAGTTGCAGAACCCGACCACGTCGCTCTCGGTGATCGTGCGCACGCGGGCCCGGCCGCGCGGACCGTGGGCGAAGACGGCCTCGGCCCCGAGGCGGGTGTCGCCGTCGAGAGGCGGCGCGGCCTCGACGCGCCAGGGGGCAGGAGCGACCGGCGGGTCCTCGCGTGACACCAGGAGGTGTCCGCGCGTCACCTGGCGTCCATCCTGGGTCGCCACTTCGAAGCCCGTGGGCGTCCCGGACCGGGGATCGGCCAATCCGTCCGCCGCGATCGGGTCGGCGGTGCAGAAGTGCAGGGTGTCGTCGAAATGGACGACGTCCTCGAAGCGAACCGCCAACGCCGACGGCACCGCGTCGGCTGCGTCGCAGCCCAGCGCTGCGGGCCGGTAGAGGGTGAGCGCGCCGAGGGCCCAGCTCGCGCTCAAGAGCCCGTGCGCGAAGCCGCGTCCGGCCGGCGTCTGGGCCCCGAGGTGGTGGTCGAGATGGATGCGCGCGTAGTCGCCGGTCAGCGCGGCGAACTGAGCCACCGCGTCTCGGGTCACTGTGCGCTGCCCGAAGGCGTCGTCGGGCGGCGCTTCCGCCTGGGGAGGAGTCAACGCGTCAGCCTTCGTCCGCCGGCTTCCACCCCTGCTCGCGCCAACCGCATTCCTGGGTTCGCGCGTCGGTCCGCTGGCACTCCCATACATGGTTCGTCTCGAGAGACGAGCACTGCCGCATCGACACGCTGATCGCGACCGCGAGCAGGGCCAGGGCGAGGAGGGGAAGCAGGAAACGGACCACGGAGACCTTGGGGAGCGCGCCGGAGTGGGCGCCGGGGGATCCCCAGGGTACGCCAAGCCCGCGCCCGGCTGGGCCCCGAGTGAGACGGGCTCTCTTGTCGGGCGCCGCCTGGCGATCTCAAGCCCTGGGGGCGTCGGGCCGTTCCGCAGAAGGAAGGAGGCGCAGATGGGCGAAACCACCCGGTGGAGGGGGCTCGAGGGCAGCCGCGCGGCGGGGTTCTGGGCGCTCTGGTTCCTGTCGAGCTGCGCCTTCGCCTCCGCGATGGCCGAGGTCTACAACTACGCCTCGATCTGGGGCGGCCGCGGCGACGTCTTCTTCGACTACTTCATCCCGATTCCGGTCGCGACCGGAACCCTGCACTGGCCGTCTCTCCTGATCGCCGGCGCGTTGGCGGCGGGGACCGTGGGCGCGACGGCGCGCGGCTTCCGAACCCGGCTCCTTCTCCTCGGCGCGGTGTTCGGGGTCGGGGTCGCGATGCTCGGCGGCCCGGATCGACCCATCGAGTACCTCTGGGCGATCATCAGTCCGCGCATGACCCGCATCTACTCGCTGAACCACAACCCACTTGCGCTCTTCGTGATCAGCGA
Coding sequences within:
- a CDS encoding twin-arginine translocation signal domain-containing protein translates to MARDKRTLEDAIDLDLDGGLEEGLSRRDFVRVGAGIAAAAGTATMLPGRAEAYTYGTHPVFGDSRAVRREKAFQLRLDAADAYKILDNGPDVQPVNGDEGLYHDYRASFSKTLRHNSMGEVGRASYRSFLRALESGYPGHFEQIRVGRPNDPNRIRLVSPQAAYAYEMFGIDGNDMRMLPAPTFTSAETAAEMGELYWYALTRDIPFADYESDPTIAAAAADLNAFSRSDIFTADGSPVTPATLFRGTLPGAEVGPFVSQFLLQPFFFGRLEVDGRYDAPVAGSANDFMKDFYEYKRIQRGAAPRVGTTFGGAKTYLSTMRALAEFVHVDFPVQSGLYAAMILLGYGDDALSVNNPYLRSMSTTQQGFVNFGPADITHLVTHGPRLGLTGAWYQKWLAHRRLRPEAFAARINVQLRGLRDYGVHQEIMDSDGLARIIAANDTGHTRNDGLLPMGYPEGSPAHPAYPGGHSTFVAAAATILKGVFNEDFVIPNPVMPSRDGTSLEPYSGPPLTVGGELNKLVTNITHARDGAGMHYRSDGRGNFIGERQALGVLADYSRTFNEAFEGFDLTLFDGTYVQIKEGEVQTA
- a CDS encoding polysaccharide pyruvyl transferase family protein: MYVLLSGAKCNLGDFWIVERAVALLRALRPDRALEVVPGWEPLDEKSEALQSARAVLIPGGPGYQPGFHPEVYPLVPDLQRLPCPVVPIGVGWKGRGGRDRDVAAVRFSDASLAALRWMDERTEALGCRDPLTEQLLHRHGFANVEMVGCPVWYDLAHLGESVDGEAPIERIVFTPPESPLLADQAVAVAERVARLWPDAERIAAFHRGLATTGPWIGEADIAHHTGLSQRLASLGYRSIDVTGSPEKARFYADCSLHVGYRLHAHLDFASRRQRTLLLEEDGRGAGASLGLALEGIPAFLPRTWWRRVHRADPGVPDRIEARLHRERDTGFAAYTTLGPTLDVHFETMRRFLLRLP
- a CDS encoding MaoC/PaaZ C-terminal domain-containing protein yields the protein MTPPQAEAPPDDAFGQRTVTRDAVAQFAALTGDYARIHLDHHLGAQTPAGRGFAHGLLSASWALGALTLYRPAALGCDAADAVPSALAVRFEDVVHFDDTLHFCTADPIAADGLADPRSGTPTGFEVATQDGRQVTRGHLLVSREDPPVAPAPWRVEAAPPLDGDTRLGAEAVFAHGPRGRARVRTITESDVVGFCNFSGDLHPLYLDAPFAATSRFGARTVPPMLAFCLAFGSWLREFLRLPMAGGEMTAGHLGDRWRSVAPIYWGDTLEVRFRPERLRKTRSQPVRGVLTYGLQLVNQRGRVVQLAEVDLMLSI